A region of Pleionea litopenaei DNA encodes the following proteins:
- a CDS encoding efflux RND transporter permease subunit, translating into MKLTDIALKRPVTTMMFFLCFVVTGLLSSRLLPLEYFPSINFPGIIIQIPYPNSSAVEIEESITRPVEEVLSTMSSVKNLYSTTTDNNAQIFMQFDWSQNARIKGVEAREKIDAIRNQLPSDVQRIYVLNPGTGDMPVLQLRISSERDLSNAYDLLDRKLKRPIERIDGVSKVELYGVDKRQIRIQLDANRITAHNIDLAVLNQRLQQENFTISAGEITDANSRFRVNPRGEFTSIDDFKNIIVNSKGLRLADIANITMQQPEPREGRHLDRSYAIGMNVMRQSSANMVEVASKVLEAINQAENDPAFQGITLYVMNNQADGVTQSLRDISLSGLIGFVLSILVLYFFLRDFTSTLIVALAVPFALTITLAFMFFLNVSLNILSMMGLMLAIGMLVDNAVVVTESIFRYQQQFPDDHLKAIKHGVKEVGTAVFAGTVTTAIVFLPNIIGAKVDITVFLGHVAITIVIALAASLFIALTIIPLMLAKFKIKSRQQSSDMINRLTDRYEKFLNWSLDHPKWSAFFAVIIVVSVAIPFLFTTKDNYVDDNKRQLFLPYHIDSQYTIDRVEKSVDKIEAFLYENKEYLNIDSVYSFYTNDRAESTLLLTEGDEVTRSVTEIRKFIEDNLPEIAIGKPSFDRKRGQEEAVKIYVSGDSTEVLRSLSSEVARVLSRVDGIVEARSEATSKDRELQIIVDRIKAQSVGLDPSRVANLVAIAMRGQPMRTFRGKDNEVEVVLEFGDQNSRSIDDLNVLQLPLPDGSSIPLSSVASFKVEQASNTIQRRNRRTSIGVVAALDDDMTMDKAREEIKTIMKTVSLPNGYQWSLGRAFDREAETDNIMFANMGLALLLIFVVMAALFESILFPLAVISSILYAVVGVFWFFLMTGTQFSFMAFIGILVLMGVVVNNGIVLVDHINHLRREGFSRREAIVQGGRDRLRPILMTVATTILGLIPLSVGDTTIGGDANSPSYFPMARAVVGGLAFSTIVSLLILPTIYIGLDNLRDGATRMWLRAKGRASRGLIIKRT; encoded by the coding sequence ATGAAGTTAACTGATATTGCTTTAAAGCGACCGGTTACAACAATGATGTTTTTCTTATGCTTTGTTGTTACCGGGCTGTTAAGTTCAAGGTTATTGCCCTTGGAATATTTTCCGTCGATTAACTTTCCTGGGATCATTATTCAAATTCCTTATCCAAACTCGTCGGCGGTTGAAATTGAAGAATCAATTACTAGACCCGTTGAGGAAGTTTTATCGACGATGAGTTCGGTGAAAAATTTATACTCGACGACAACCGATAATAACGCCCAAATCTTTATGCAGTTTGACTGGTCACAAAATGCTCGTATTAAAGGGGTCGAAGCGCGAGAGAAGATTGATGCCATTCGAAATCAATTGCCATCTGATGTACAGCGAATCTATGTACTGAATCCTGGCACTGGTGATATGCCGGTTTTGCAGCTTAGAATTTCTTCAGAACGAGACCTATCGAATGCTTATGATTTGTTAGATCGAAAGTTGAAACGCCCAATTGAGCGCATCGATGGCGTTTCGAAAGTAGAGCTTTATGGTGTTGATAAACGTCAGATTCGTATTCAATTAGATGCAAATCGTATCACGGCTCATAATATTGATTTGGCTGTGTTGAATCAAAGACTTCAGCAAGAGAACTTTACCATCAGTGCGGGAGAAATTACCGACGCCAATTCGCGTTTTAGAGTGAATCCTCGTGGTGAGTTTACGTCCATCGATGACTTTAAGAATATTATTGTTAATTCTAAAGGTTTGCGCCTTGCGGATATTGCCAATATTACTATGCAGCAGCCAGAGCCGAGAGAAGGTCGGCATTTAGATCGATCTTACGCGATTGGTATGAACGTTATGCGCCAGTCTAGCGCTAATATGGTCGAAGTTGCGAGTAAAGTACTGGAAGCAATAAACCAAGCCGAAAACGATCCCGCGTTTCAAGGGATAACCCTCTATGTTATGAATAATCAAGCCGATGGGGTTACTCAATCACTGCGAGATATTAGCCTTTCAGGCTTGATCGGGTTTGTTTTGTCTATTTTGGTTTTGTATTTCTTTTTACGTGACTTCACATCGACATTGATCGTCGCTTTAGCGGTTCCTTTTGCTTTAACGATTACTTTAGCCTTTATGTTTTTCTTAAATGTGTCGCTGAATATTTTGTCGATGATGGGATTGATGTTGGCTATTGGTATGCTGGTTGATAACGCAGTCGTCGTCACAGAAAGTATTTTTCGCTATCAACAGCAGTTTCCTGACGATCATTTAAAAGCGATCAAACATGGTGTTAAAGAAGTAGGGACCGCAGTTTTCGCTGGAACCGTGACAACGGCCATTGTGTTTTTACCAAACATTATCGGAGCAAAAGTTGATATCACGGTTTTTCTAGGCCACGTCGCCATTACCATTGTCATTGCATTAGCTGCATCGCTTTTTATTGCGTTAACCATTATTCCTCTGATGTTAGCGAAATTTAAAATTAAGTCGAGGCAGCAATCGAGCGATATGATCAATCGTTTAACCGACCGATACGAAAAATTTCTAAATTGGTCGTTAGACCATCCAAAATGGTCGGCATTTTTTGCCGTTATTATCGTCGTAAGTGTTGCTATTCCTTTTTTGTTTACAACGAAAGATAATTACGTCGATGATAATAAGCGTCAGTTATTTTTGCCTTATCATATTGATAGTCAATACACTATTGACCGCGTCGAAAAGTCGGTCGATAAAATTGAAGCCTTCCTCTATGAAAATAAAGAGTATCTGAATATCGATTCGGTCTATAGTTTTTATACTAACGATAGAGCGGAGTCGACTCTTTTGCTTACCGAAGGTGATGAGGTTACTCGTTCGGTTACTGAAATACGTAAATTTATCGAAGATAACCTACCTGAAATAGCTATTGGTAAGCCGAGTTTCGATAGAAAGCGCGGACAAGAAGAGGCTGTTAAAATCTACGTCAGTGGTGATTCGACAGAAGTGCTTCGAAGCTTAAGCTCAGAAGTGGCTCGTGTGTTAAGTCGCGTGGATGGTATTGTTGAAGCTCGTTCGGAAGCAACATCAAAAGATCGGGAACTCCAAATCATTGTTGATAGAATTAAGGCTCAATCTGTCGGCCTAGATCCTTCAAGAGTGGCAAACCTTGTTGCCATTGCTATGCGTGGTCAACCTATGCGAACGTTTCGAGGCAAAGACAATGAAGTTGAAGTGGTACTTGAGTTTGGAGATCAAAACTCGCGAAGTATCGACGACTTAAACGTGTTACAACTGCCATTACCTGATGGCAGTAGTATTCCGTTATCTTCTGTAGCATCTTTTAAAGTCGAGCAAGCTTCGAATACGATTCAGCGTAGAAATCGACGCACCAGTATCGGAGTGGTAGCAGCACTCGATGATGATATGACCATGGACAAGGCGAGAGAAGAAATTAAGACCATCATGAAGACGGTGTCATTACCGAACGGCTATCAATGGTCGTTAGGACGAGCCTTTGATCGTGAAGCAGAAACCGACAACATTATGTTCGCGAATATGGGATTAGCATTACTCTTGATATTTGTTGTTATGGCTGCACTGTTTGAGTCGATATTATTTCCATTGGCGGTTATTTCTTCGATTTTATACGCTGTCGTTGGTGTGTTTTGGTTTTTCCTAATGACTGGAACACAATTTTCTTTTATGGCTTTTATTGGAATTTTGGTCTTAATGGGCGTTGTTGTAAACAATGGCATTGTCTTAGTCGATCACATTAATCACTTGCGAAGAGAAGGCTTTTCGCGCCGTGAAGCAATCGTTCAAGGCGGTCGAGATAGATTAAGACCGATATTAATGACGGTCGCGACGACCATCTTAGGCTTGATTCCGCTAAGTGTGGGAGATACGACCATTGGTGGTGATGCTAATTCGCCTTCGTACTTCCCAATGGCTCGTGCGGTCGTTGGCGGTCTTGCTTTTTCTACCATCGTTAGTTTGTTGATTTTACCGACAATTTACATTGGTCTCGATAACTTACGAGACGGTGCTACTCGAATGTGGTTGAGAGCAAAAGGTAGAGCAAGTCGAGGACTAATTATTAAAAGAACTTAA
- a CDS encoding response regulator codes for MKTFNILVIDDASMIRDLIKKFVRDYFPGAKLFDAHNGQSGKSVLLHQEIDLILCDWEMPEMNGMELLQWIRQEPRYKSKPFIMVTSRGDKEYVVEAIEAGVSDYLVKPFNRQQFAEKVERALKRHGIEGRMAIPEKTASSSLEVLTGSSSKTPTKPTASLPKGVALVRTANGAIKCAIKSLTDKQCIGIFKNEGFVPGVLDQVSVDIEFNHQGEAKVMRINGFVLGITATENKPDAQLFKVTLTLMDEDPNKHQMIDEYVSQFR; via the coding sequence ATGAAAACTTTTAATATTTTAGTCATCGATGACGCCAGTATGATTCGAGACCTGATCAAAAAGTTTGTGCGTGATTATTTTCCTGGGGCAAAATTATTCGACGCTCATAATGGTCAGTCGGGTAAGTCAGTTTTACTGCATCAAGAAATTGACCTCATCCTATGCGACTGGGAAATGCCAGAAATGAATGGAATGGAGCTACTTCAGTGGATACGTCAAGAACCACGTTATAAGTCGAAACCATTTATTATGGTCACCAGTCGAGGTGATAAAGAATACGTGGTCGAAGCCATCGAAGCAGGCGTCAGCGATTATTTAGTGAAGCCTTTTAACCGCCAACAATTTGCCGAAAAGGTTGAACGCGCACTAAAAAGACACGGAATCGAAGGGCGAATGGCGATACCAGAGAAAACCGCCTCATCGTCTCTTGAAGTCTTAACAGGCAGCAGTTCGAAAACACCTACCAAACCCACCGCGTCTCTTCCCAAGGGTGTTGCTTTAGTGAGAACCGCAAACGGCGCAATAAAATGTGCCATAAAAAGTTTAACCGATAAACAATGCATCGGAATATTTAAAAATGAGGGGTTTGTCCCCGGTGTATTGGATCAAGTATCCGTCGATATTGAATTTAACCATCAGGGTGAAGCCAAAGTGATGCGCATCAATGGATTTGTATTGGGTATTACGGCGACCGAAAACAAACCCGATGCACAACTCTTTAAAGTGACCTTAACATTAATGGATGAAGACCCTAATAAACATCAAATGATTGATGAGTACGTCTCTCAGTTTCGTTAA